A single region of the Anopheles funestus chromosome X, idAnoFuneDA-416_04, whole genome shotgun sequence genome encodes:
- the LOC125768517 gene encoding uncharacterized protein LOC125768517 isoform X2, with protein sequence MRQRSSVAIRDSSGIRSSAHGSMESVLPRNRLTSASTSKSNGGSTHYGAAVVAPTPPPAHFRPAVTGGVMNDHSRCDSRTSHQSLSSSIVSSSSSNSSSTRVPKHSVLKSVEQRVRHKISPGPENAVSSTSTPGTSYRAGAGATAQTGDGSTSNARTLSANDPDNLSSYRRYSTYTAGLKESSKCPTPGCVGLGHVTGLYSHHRSLSGCPRRDKVSSELLALHETILKCPTPGCNGRGHVSAGRNSHRSLSGCPKAAASKAAARELKYQNGLLFRQKLHTAVLNYQQLGDYHTALAVSADDVAARDINATRQLPVQTIQSTDTARIRQQPPTAHSRQAKDLSSKHIAGHESNSESPGANVNENTDLPQSNGRPVIKTEQQEDTSQPSGESSSQQHPSDTRSNKMLESSYGRDQDLARYGQIGDTRQQQYTTAHYDTSQTLPASSYDLGSYTSRGYDTGAFERYDTASYGMQKSFMYGSVYQPVQSTLDDYSVAVGLSGTGVGHTAPGQTPPVGNLGPTIQQESMLPPAGPPLLKVEMPDDNNTATEPIYPRPVYHYEPSCGGSPAHPPGYSAINLSVKVTSSEGTLRGGVGSPGVTPTNGPSERAPVVDLSSNGVSSSNGQLTADGGKGEAETQLSPKPGTSPNHIKANSPHIPSPQGHTLDLSVSRLPNSSTSPQYHQDTATAATNARSPPTEPVDFSGAPRPLSFGFMGPPGPGYSRESTPDSAASHYLDGYRDHTGYSPHPGYGMVEYANGYPGYGSNYQACPPYGASLGPYSSVPGAGYSSAGSCYAMPPPSHIPSHDKLLKDGQYHTNTQELKCPTPGCDGSGHATGNYSSHRSLSGCPRATKPKSKPRDGQESEPLRCPIPGCDGSGHSTGKFLSHRSASGCPIANRNRMRVMDTGVPTSAELQPQHSSKLNSMKFDGVSNTNGCDALANSLGQGIKKAKYSEEHLGDGYGKQYSAMSDMVMTHSPDQDTRNSGNPSNVTNGTVGPTSHETIAPGSSMGLAHLRSGNNGTVLSRMQDPNVQDAPTEQRVGSDGSAGVGGSSESGGAGGSSGAGEDLLSLEAEISELQRENARVESQMLRLKTDITAMETQLSHAERENETTSGRGHVTGYYDHLRNNVITMLEHVKIPPGAGTACDGTTLSAHETNVRHVNGEGIRHGNTINSGNDKNNNNTTTGNSKHLHADGEGDGNNNSSHSTNQEAVLPPTHGQICCGGLNANKRGPSVGDELQDRVLQSAGTVADHADIPRTPDNRTREEPPYDNYLSKLQSLCSSHSITPSTTSASSTASASSVDSSNTYTTVVTACSPMVTPQHHHHHHHQHHHLHAHHHLGHLPSGGSASSVPTGPPPSAVSGMMASHHYQPQPPHPMHHLYEANGPIYTNLGPATDSHPMYDPMKLPSAGAGEGFMGMALPAPI encoded by the exons ATGCGCCAGCGATCGTCGGTCGCCATTCGTGACTCCTCCGGCATCCGCTCAAGCGCCCATGGCTCTATGGAGTCAGTGTTGCCGCGCAACCGTCTAACTAGTGCCTCCACGTCCAAAAGCAACGGCGGTAGTACGCATTACggagcagcagtagtagcaccAACGCCACCACCAGCACACTTCCGGCCGGCGGTAACCGGCGGTGTTATGAATGATCACTCTCGCTGCGACAGTCGGACATCGCACCAGAGTcttagcagcagcatcgtcagcagcagtagcagcaataGCAGCAGTACGAGAGTGCCCAAGCACAGCGTGCTAAAGTCAGTGGAACAACGCGTACGGCATAAGATTAGTCCCGGGCCGGAAAACGCTGTCAGCTCCACATCAACGCCGGGTACATCGTACAGAGCCGGTGCGGGTGCCACAGCACAGACCGGTGACGGTTCGACCAGTAACGCACGGACACTATCAGCAAACGATCCCGACAACCTATCCAGCTACAGACGATACAGCACCTATACGGCCGGACTGAAAG AATCTAGCAAGTGTCCCACACCGGGTTGCGTCGGATTAGGCCACGTCACCGGACTATACTCGCATCATAGAAG CTTATCCGGATGTCCGCGGCGCGATAAAGTATCGTCTGAAT TACTAGCGCTTCACGAGACGATTTTGAAATGCCCTACACCGGGTTGTAACGGCCGTGGACACGTCAGTGCTGGACGCAATTCGCATCGAAGTCTCTCTGGATGTCCCAAGGCAGCCGCAAGTAAGGCAGCTGCTCGCGAACTTAAGTATCAAAATGGTTTGCTTTTTCGGCAAAAGTTACACACAGCAG TGCTAAACTATCAGCAATTGGGTGACTACCATACGGCGTTAGCAGTGTCGGCGGATGACGTAGCTGCCCGCGACATTAACGCAACCCGTCAGCTTCCGGTGCAAACAATTCAATCGACTGATACCGCTAGAATAAGGCAGCAACCACCCACAGCGCACAGCCGGCAAGCGAAGGATCTTAGCAGTAAGCATATTGCAGGTCACGAGTCGAACAGCGAATCACCAGGCGCGAACGTAAACGAAAACACCGACCTACCCCAATCGAACGGAAGGCCGGTTATTAAAACTGAGCAGCAGGAGGATACATCCCAACCGTCGGGTGAGTCTTCGAGTCAACAACACCCGTCAGACACACGCAGCAACAAGATGCTCGAGAGTAGCTACGGACGTGATCAAGATCTTGCCCGGTACGGGCAGATTGGCGATACGCGACAGCAACAGTATACGACAGCACACTACGATACGAGCCAAACGCTACCAGCCAGCTCATACGATCTCGGTTCATACACATCCCGTGGCTACGATACGGGTGCCTTCGAACGGTACGACACCGCCAGCTACGGCATGCAGAAGAGCTTCATGTACGGCTCCGTCTACCAGCCGGTAcagtcgacgctcgatgactACTCCGTTGCGGTCGGTCTGTCCGGCACGGGTGTTGGCCATACAGCGCCCGGGCAGACACCACCGGTCGGGAACCTTGGTCCGACGATACAGCAAGAGTCGATGCTACCACCGGCAGGTCCACCGCTCCTAAAGGTGGAGATGCCTGACGATAACAACACCGCCACCGAACCAATCTACCCGCGACCCGTCTATCACTACGAACCGTCATGCGGTGGTAGTCCAGCACATCCGCCCGGTTACTCAGCGATAAATTTAAGCGTCAAAGTAACCTCGAGCGAAGGTACACTGCGCGGTGGCGTTGGATCACCCGGCGTAACACCCACGAACGGTCCATCCGAACGGGCGCCTGTTGTGGATCTCTCGTCGAACGGTGTATCCTCCTCGAACGGGCAGCTCACCGCGGACGGTGGAAAGGGTGAGGCAGAGACGCAACTCAGTCCTAAGCCCGGCACCAGTCCGAACCACATCAAGGCAAACAGTCCACACATACCTAGCCCCCAGGGCCATACACTTGACCTGAGCGTTAGTCGACTACCCAATAG CTCAACAAGTCCACAGTATCATCAGgacacagcaacagctgcaacGAACGCTAGATCACCTCCAACAGAACCGGTGGACTTCAGTGGTGCACCAAGGCCTCTTAGCTTTGGCTTTATGGGACCGCCCGGCCCTGGATATAGTCGGGAATCGACACCGGACAGTGCAGCCTCGCATTATCTCGATGGTTACCGAGATCATACCG GCTATAGTCCACATCCGGGCTACGGTATGGTAGAGTACGCAAACGGATATCCTGGCTACGGATCCAACTACCAGGCATGTCCACCGTACGGTGCCTCCCTCGGCCCATACTCATCCGTACCGGGGGCAGGATACTCGTCCGCCGGTTCTTGTTACGCcatgccaccaccatcacacaTACCCTCGCACGACAAGCTGCTTAAGGATGG ACAATATCATACGAACACGCAGGAGCTCAAGTGTCCAACGCCCGGGTGCGATGGTTCTGGACACGCGACCGGTAACTATTCATCCCACCGCAGCCTGTCCGGCTGTCCGCGAGCAACTAAACCGAAAAGCAAACCTCGAGACGGTCAAGAATCGGAACCGTTAAG aTGTCCAATCCCAGGTTGTGATGGTTCGGGacattcgacggggaagttTCTCTCACATCGAAG TGCGTCCGGATGTCCGATTGCAAACAGGAATCGTATGCGCGTGATGGATACAGGCGTACCAACCTCAGCCGAGCTTCAACCACAGCACTCTTCCAAGCTTAACTCGATGAAGTTTGACGGTGTGTCGAACACAAACGGTTGTGATG CGCTGGCAAACTCACTAGGTCAGGGCATTAAGAAGGCAAAATACTCCGAGGAACATCTGGGCGATGGCTATGGTAAACAATACTCAG CTATGTCAGACATGGTGATGACGCACTCGCCGGATCAAGATACGCGCAACAGCGGTAATCCTTCCAATGTGACAAACGGTACGGTAGGACCAACGTCGCACGAAACGATAGCACCCGGCTCGTCGATGGGCCTCGCCCATCTCCGATCTGGCAACAACGGTACCGTACTGTCCCGCATGCAAGACCCGAATGTACAGGACGCACCGACCGAGCAGCGTGTCGGTAGCGATGGATCGGCGGGCGTTGGCGGTAGCAGCGAGAgcggtggtgctggtggcTCATCCGGAGCCGGCGAAGACCTGCTGTCGCTCGAGGCGGAAATATCCGAGCTGCAGCGGGAGAACGCCCGCGTCGAGTCGCAGATGCTCCGGCTGAAGACCGACATTACCGCAATGGAGACGCAGCTTAGCCACGCCGAACGG GAAAACGAGACAACTTCTGGTCGTGGCCACGTAACGGGGTACTACGATCATCTGCGCAATAACGTTATAACCATGCTCGAGCACGTGAAGATACCACCGGGTGCGGGTACAGCGTGTGACGGCACTACCCTGTCCGCACACGAAACCAACGTACGACACGTCAACGGGGAAGGTATTCGACATGGAAACACCATCAATAGTGGCAacgataaaaacaacaacaatactaCGACCGGCAACAGTAAGCATCTACATGCCGATGGTGAGGGTGATGGTAATAATAACAGTAGCCACAGTACGAACCAGGAGGCCGTACTGCCTCCCACCCATGGACAGATCTGTTGCGGTGGGCTGAATGCGAACAAACGTGGCCCATCGGTAGGTGACGAGCTGCAGGACCGTGTGCTACAATCAGCTGGTACCGTCGCAGACCATGCGGACATTCCGCGTACGCCGGACAATCGTACACGGGAGGAACCACCGTATGATAACTACCTTTCCAAGCTACAATCCCTCTGCTCTTCACACTCAATCACCCCGTCCACTACCTCCGCTTCGTCTACTGCGTCCGCTTCCTCGGTTGATTCTTCCAACACCTACACGACGGTCGTGACCGCCTGCAGTCCAATGGTAACGCCacagcatcaccatcaccatcaccatcagcatcatcatcttcacgcGCACCACCATCTCGGACATCTGCCCTCCGGTGGTTCTGCTTCGTCCGTCCCAACCGGACCGCCACCCTCGGCCGTGTCCGGCATGATGGCATCGCACCACTACCAACCCCAACCACCCCACCCAATGCATCATCTGTACGAAGCAAACGGTCCTATTTATACTAACCTTGGGCCGGCCACTGATTCACATCCAATGTACGATCCGATGAAGCTACCGAGTGCTGGCGCTGGTGAAGGATTCATGGGGATGGCTCTTCCGGCACCGATATAA